One genomic window of Mycosarcoma maydis chromosome 20, whole genome shotgun sequence includes the following:
- a CDS encoding uncharacterized protein (related to TRS130 - subunit of the TRAPP complex of the cis-Golgi), protein MTDHPTPSSERITVTYAASQALLAAPLTPHFIHLLKEQLPLRNLHWRPSQSTLDAASARAASQGKSTYVSSSVVPGSTIRTIQTLDVALKPLTDEIRRWRGDPGYFDQPGTAGLLDRPFVHLYLVVCDDSEHYRTTVRNEIRSWISSLSFFHAKHTTPSAHPSSVGTPASASSSKTSLALGSFRSGTPPVRSDTPPVTATTATNVGTNTPTSQGSTLKAVPTGATVPTGPTEPEYLIVLITPPEGAGISGLAGAGAAVADAKSGMSRFMNKSKGNVLEKARADFNTSKKDHVVQLSRLPPVPATPLGKAGLHSMDPTIWAELLTKLREAASTTFAATVELQEHEIARCGVTRGQQGWDFCSYFLSKDSLARTLEAVGLKDDAVGQYEDLEIVFAQAVQNGAVSFAPVGGDDPNDDSLPLLDVTKKPYADLIRRREISLFDFRCYLFARKSALLGKMGRVAAVMREAPLFISAVGRMLRRNRRLSSQWIESWIFSAALDVVEQCQAWLIQRSGQSSASTDDQLSPAFHSNKSELLDVARRQLDRMGIKAGHLPACEPFALPPSEDALDDSVSIAPVERDLPPLPDAAVNSASESVGLGPAFVLDQKRGTSRPELQQAIESREHFDSHYLALCERILTGWKASSRTRDTLHVRTIVATLHYLRGKYQIAYENLLAVTEAYSTSKSAALERHSLAMQLECHAKLEKPRDRAWTAAALAALRLSVQDSSSGRSVEAEAAKWTDPMYLCEQLRSASLALGREVPISGFPLFSISLPRSSARLVETEDGSLLEVDVTSLLSCVQVVEDVRVCLVTGDGETLWFTSSKTELAPGSSRVELFCPHPAHGLFMVDVTQIRLARFIFQYEHGAAASGKDALIVRVPKDGAAPSVSVRLPRRIDLDQPRAIELTVRSGRNDMDVAEFSITSSNGSALVGYSEAKLSEDARSNAGIQVVGVSGSPSSVSITALRKESQAVIVLPLSQLPETGILEAVVTLTYTSTSSHTSQRYAAGKKRSLKIPVLLRTALPLGVNVQDFFRISCLVSKFTISAGGSGSLRLQPVTMVHDDAVADGEAHAYKIESCGSTREATVTPRQPATYVFRISKRGLADAAGRDSRMRLTVEYRGLQEDAVCAAERALDALVEADAALEGLKTGTPTRRLLQDALVVYVRERLDLPAFSITGQVRTGMLDRHWWRRERRWWGQCTLDLEALLELVQATLDNIASGVSCNLFADEQIWQTLTIPVDVPTVDYVNAVTLSLGRCDSGSSQSASVIVGQPIELTVSIETSTLWSCSSHEGEIMVYDIVPDFETWLVDGCKRGSFKVKPNSAPLACDVFSVTLTIVALRTGRLPLPTVQVRPLSTVEAATNPKTGQLPTCETYISNAAQRVNVVPGRSATAFLVPVDTKVFSSSAERGSWNSNRGDPATFDRIRSTRYSQQSLHAA, encoded by the coding sequence ATGACAGATCATCCCACTCCATCCTCGGAAAGGATCACCGTCACATACGCAGCGTCCCAAGCTCTTCTCGCTGCTCCTCTCACCCCGCACTTTATACATCTTCTAAAAGAGCAACTACCGCTTCGCAACCTCCACTGGCGTCCGAGCCAATCGACTCTTGATGCAGCTTCCGCGCGAGCTGCTTCGCAGGGCAAGTCCACATACGTCTCATCGTCCGTCGTGCCGGGCTCCACAATACGGACTATTCAGACGCTCGATGTGGCTCTGAAACCCTTGACCGATGAGATTCGTCGTTGGCGCGGCGACCCCGGATACTTTGACCAACCAGGCACAGCAGGACTCCTCGACCGACCCTTTGTCCATCTCTACCTTGTTGTGTGCGACGATAGCGAGCATTACCGCACGACCGTTCGCAATGAGATCCGATCATGGATCAGCAGCCTATCTTTCTTTCATGCCAAGCATACGACACCATCAGCGCATCCAAGCTCTGTAGGCACACCTGCCTCTGCATCGTCCTCCAAGACCTCGCTCGCACTCGGCTCCTTTCGCTCCGGCACCCCACCTGTACGCTCTGACACGCCACCGGTAACAGCGACAACAGCGACAAATGTTGGTACCAACACGCCCACAAGTCAAGGCAGTACCCTAAAAGCTGTCCCCACTGGTGCAACAGTGCCAACAGGTCCCACCGAGCCCGAATATCTCATTGTTCTCATCACACCACCAGAAGGCGCCGGCATATCTGGTCTTGCTGGTGCCGGTGCTGCCGTTGCAGACGCCAAGTCGGGCATGAGTCGGTTCATGAACAAGTCCAAAGGCAACGTTCTCGAAAAAGCTCGCGCTGATTTCAACACATCCAAGAAGGACCATGTCGTGCAACTCTCACGTCTGCCGCCTGTTCCTGCTACGCCACTCGGGAAAGCTGGTCTGCACTCGATGGATCCCACCATCTGGGCCGAGTTGCTAACCAAGTTGCGCGAAGCGGCCTCCACCACCTTTGCCGCCACAGTGGAATTGCAAGAGCACGAAATAGCTCGCTGCGGGGTCACTCGAGGTCAGCAAGGCTGGGACTTTTGCAGCTACTTTCTCTCCAAGGACTCGCTTGCACGCACTCTAGAAGCTGTTGGACTCAAAGACGATGCCGTGGGACAGTATGAAGATCTCGAAATAGTCTTTGCACAGGCCGTGCAGAATGGTGCCGTATCGTTTGCTCCCGTCGGGGGAGACGATCCTAACGACGATTCGTTGCCGCTGTTGGATGTAACAAAGAAGCCTTATGCAGATCTAATTCGTCGACGCGAAATCTCGCTCTTTGACTTTCGATGCTACCTCTTCGCCCGCAAGTCGGCGCTGTTGGGCAAGATGGGAAGAGTGGCGGCTGTGATGCGTGAAGCACCGCTATTCATCAGCGCTGTCGGCCGGATGCTACGCCGCAACAGGCGTCTCAGCAGTCAGTGGATCGAGTCCTGGATCTTCTCAGCAGCACTAGATGTGGTCGAACAGTGCCAGGCATGGCTCATTCAACGCAGTGGGCAGTCGTCCGCCTCTACTGACGATCAACTCAGCCCGGCCTTCCACTCGAACAAGtcggagctgctcgatgtcGCCAGACGTCAGCTCGATCGTATGGGCATCAAAGCCGGTCATCTCCCTGCATGCGAGCCGTTCGCGTTGCCACCGTCGGAAGATGCATTGGATGATTCTGTATCGATCGCACCCGTAGAGCGTGATCTGCCACCACTGCCcgacgctgctgtcaaCAGCGCATCCGAGAGTGTTGGACTAGGCCCAGCGTTTGTACTCGATCAAAAGCGGGGCACTTCTCGACctgagctgcagcaggcCATCGAGTCAAGAGAGCACTTTGATTCGCACTATTTGGCTTTATGCGAGCGTATCTTGACAGGTTGGAAGGCATCGTCACGCACACGCGATACCCTCCACGTGCGAACCATCGTTGCTACCCTTCACTACCTGCGCGGCAAGTATCAAATCGCATATGAGAATCTGCTCGCAGTCACCGAGGCATACTCGACTTCCAAGTCAGCCGCGCTGGAACGTCATTCACTGGCAatgcagctcgagtgcCATGCAAAGCTCGAAAAACCGCGAGATCGAGCCTGgacagcagctgcattGGCTGCGCTCAGGCTCAGCGTTCAAGACTCCAGCTCAGGCAGaagcgtcgaggctgaAGCCGCCAAATGGACCGACCCTATGTACCTTTGCGAGCAGCTCCGGTCAGCATCTTTAGCTCTAGGCAGAGAAGTACCGATCAGTGGCTTCCCGCTCTTCTCCATCTCGCTGCCGCGTTCTTCCGCCCGCTTGGTGGAGACGGAAGACGGTTCATTGCTCGAAGTGGATGTCACATCGTTGCTATCGTGCGTGCAAGTTGTCGAAGACGTACGTGTCTGTCTAGTCACAGGTGATGGCGAGACGCTATGGTTCACATCTTCCAAGACCGAGCTTGCACCAGGGTCGAGCAGAGTCGAGCTCTTCTGTCCTCACCCTGCACATGGTCTCTTCATGGTCGATGTGACGCAGATTCGTTTGGCGCGGTTCATCTTCCAGTACGAAcacggtgctgctgcgtcagGGAAAGATGCGCTGATCGTTAGGGTACCCAAGGATGGCGCTGCACCGAGTGTTAGCGTGCGGCTTCCGCGTCGAATCGATTTAGATCAACCCAGGGCGATCGAGTTGACGGTACGATCGGGTCGAAATGACATGGATGTTGCGGAGTTCAGTATCACGTCGAGCAATGGAAGTGCTCTGGTCGGGTACAGCGAAGCCAAGCTGTCCGAGGATGCACGATCAAATGCTGGCATCCAGGTCGTGGGCGTCTCTGGCTCACCGTCATCAGTCTCAATCACAGCACTAAGGAaagaaagccaagctgTGATTGTTCTGCCCTTGAGTCAGCTGCCCGAAACCGGCATTCTCGAAGCTGTGGTTACGCTAACGTATACCTCAACGTCCTCCCACACCTCACAACGATATGCTGCTGGCAAAAAGCGATCACTCAAGATCCCCGTACTGCTTCGAACAGCATTGCCACTGGGTGTGAATGTCCAAGACTTTTTCCGCATCTCCTGTCTTGTCTCGAAATTCACCATCTCTGCAGGCGGGAGTGGTAGCCTTCGACTGCAGCCTGTTACGATGGTTCACGACGATGCTGTGGCCGACGGCGAAGCACACGCGTacaagatcgagtcgtGTGGATCGACGCGGGAGGCGACTGTGACGCCGCGACAGCCGGCGACCTATGTGTTCCGGATATCGAAGCGTGGTTTGGCGGATGCAGCGGGGAGGGACAGCCGTATGAGGCTGACCGTGGAGTATCGGGGATTGCAAGAGGATGCAGTTTGTGCTGCAGAGCGGGCGTTGGATGCCTTGGTGGAGGCGGATGCAGCGTTGGAGGGATTAAAGACGGGAacgccgacgaggaggTTGTTGCAGGATGCACTCGTAGTGTACGTACGCGAGCGATTAGATTTGCCGGCGTTTTCGATCACGGGTCAGGTGCGCACAGGCATGTTGGATCGGCATTGGTGGCGACGCGAAAGGCGGTGGTGGGGTCAATGTACGCTCGACTTGGAAGCACTGCTGGAATTGGTACAAGCCACACTCGACAATATCGCCTCTGGCGTTTCTTGCAACCTTTTCGCAGACGAGCAAATCTGGCAGACGCTAACGATCCCGGTCGACGTGCCCACCGTTGACTACGTCAATGCAGTGACGCTCAGCCTAGGCCGTTGCGACAGCGGTTCAAGCCAGTCAGCATCGGTGATCGTGGGCCAACCAATCGAACTGACCGTGTCGATCGAGACGTCTACGCTTTGGTCTTGTTCTTCACATGAAGGCGAGATCATGGTGTACGACATTGTTCCCGATTTTGAAACGTGGTTAGTGGACGGGTGTAAAAGGGGGAGTTTCAAAGTGAAGCCGAACTCAGCTCCGCTCGCATGCGATGTGTTCAGCGTCACGCTCACGATTGTTGCGTTGCGAACGGGTAGGTTGCCGCTGCCCACGGTCCAAGTGCGTCCGCTTTCCACTGTCGAAGCAGCCACCAACCCAAAGACGGGACAGCTGCCGACATGCGAAACGTACATCTCAAATGCAGCGCAAAGGGTCAACGTCGTACCTGGTCGATCGGCGACCGCTTTCTTGGTTCCCGTCGACACCAAGGTCTTTTCAAGCAGTGCAGAGAGGGGTAGCTGGAATAGCAACCGCGGAGACCCAGCAACCTTCGATAGGATCAGATCGACTCGGTACAGTCAACAATCCTTACACGCTGCTTAG
- a CDS encoding uncharacterized protein (related to calcium-binding mitochondrial carrier protein), producing the protein MSHFVASTFWPRPIHCESAPPSEQKSKPIPANAQPVNGHGNGQYGVYWIPHLPGEGRFVVNAKLYSRQDADPTFQEHMEKFRQEVAASSPGMLSYKTSVVRGATDKENLICHDLMISDDLEPHPVPKDKEQKEELAAARLKEIQDEKKQKPVKSALAEIGKSAYSFGLGGIAGSTGATLVYPIDLVKTRMQNQRSSVVGEPLMYKNSIDCVKKVFRNEGLRGFYSGLGPQLLGVAPEKAIKLTVNDLVRGHAKDPITGAITLPWELFAGGAAGGCQVVFTNPLEIVKIRLQVAGEIAKAEGGDRVARGAVHIVRQLGLVGLYKGATACLLRDIPFSAIYFPAYAHLKKDTFHEGKDGKKLGFGEMLASAAIAGMPAAFLTTPADVIKTRLQVEARKGQATYKGIVDCATKIMAEEGPKAFFKGSLARVLRSSPQFGATLVAYEYLQKFLPYPFEEQQVADILRDGVPGEDPSRTHARRALQLLLEMHEDFGRPPSTIATAASAK; encoded by the coding sequence ATGTCACATTTCGTCGCTTCCACATTCTGGCCCAGGCCAATCCACTGCGAGTCGGCACCGCCATCAGAGCAGAAGAGCAAACCGATCCCAGCAAATGCACAACCCGTGAATGGCCATGGCAATGGGCAATACGGCGTCTACTGGATCCCCCACTTGCCTGGGGAGGGACGATTTGTCGTCAATGCAAAACTCTACTCGCGTCAAGATGCCGATCCAACGTTCCAGGAGCACATGGAAAAGTTCCGTCAAGAGGTGGCTGCCTCTTCGCCTGGTATGCTCTCGTACAAGACGTCGGTGGTGCGCGGTGCAACGGACAAGGAGAACCTCATCTGCCACGATCTCATGATCTCAGACGACTTGGAACCGCATCCCGTACCCAAGGATAAGGAGCAGAAAGAAGagctagcagcagcacggcTCAAAGAAATCCAGGATGaaaagaagcagaagcCTGTCAAAAGTGCTTTGGCCGAGATTGGCAAGTCGGCCTACAGTTTTGGTCTTGGTGGTATTGCAGGTTCTACCGGTGCTACGCTTGTCTATCCCATCGATCTGGTCAAGACGCGTATGCAAAATCAGCGATCTTCTGTGGTCGGTGAACCGCTCATGTACAAGAACTCGATAGACTGCGTCAAGAAGGTATTCCGCAACGAAGGCCTGCGTGGCTTCTACTCTGGTCTTGGTCCTCAGCTGCTCGGTGTAGCTCCAGAAAAGGCTATCAAGCTGACTGTCAACGATCTGGTGCGAGGCCACGCAAAAGATCCCATCACAGGTGCCATTACGCTGCCATGGGAGCTATTtgccggtggtgctgcCGGTGGTTGCCAGGTCGTGTTCACCAACCCGCTCGAGATTGTCAAGATTCGTCTGCAAGTGGCCGGTGAGATCGCCAAGGCCGAAGGCGGTGATCGTGTTGCTCGAGGTGCCGTGCACATTGTGCGACAGCTGGGTCTGGTCGGCCTGTACAAGGGAGCAACAGCATGTCTGTTGCGAGACATCCCTTTCTCGGCCATCTACTTCCCTGCTTACGCCCACTTGAAGAAGGATACCTTCCACGAGGGTAAGGacggcaagaagctcggaTTCGGTGAGATgcttgcatctgcagcCATCGCTGGCATGCCCGCGGCTTTCCTCACGACGCCAGCGGATGTGATCAAGACGCGTCTGCAAGTCGAGGCGAGAAAAGGCCAGGCGACGTACAAGGGTATCGTCGACTGCGCTACAAAGATCATGGCTGAAGAGGGTCCCAAGGCCTTCTTCAAAGGCTCGTTGGCACGTGTGCTGCGATCCTCGCCTCAATTCGGTGCGACGCTGGTGGCTTACGAATACCTGCAAAAATTCCTGCCGTATCCATTCGAGGAACAGCAAGTGGCCGACATTCTGCGTGATGGTGTTCCAGGCGAAGATCCTTCACGTACTCACGCTAGACGAGCCCTCCAACTGCTCCTCGAGATGCATGAAGACTTTGGCCGTCCTCCTTCTACCATCGCCACGGCCGCTAGTGCCAAATAA
- a CDS encoding Myp1 protein, with protein MSHDGAMFSQHSVLSPPLLAAIDSQHTFGSYDATGTSNLPQRASVDASSTSPDDFTTSSHPRGTRLRASSATSFPNSASSSSSATSNSVNQNGHVNSNKKSRRSQQSHSAHSRSGSRPGPLPISGRVPTTHVCSSSSAPYDQRTLTSSLRNRSTPHLDGLQNGTARQEHSRASGAVSAMTAPSSPLASASASLALAMSPIAQASAMWDHLMPTDWTLDSSAPASPHSSLSRIPSDYFDPAILAQLRSQSGSSHPELRSSDRRPDPSPPVDMVFDRLSPHQSHANRSASQSEWAQRAAQIQQTAHLLGLHRLFASRSTPHLPDLDSSYIGHEFESPPPYAPRASVHETELERAAAVDTSTPGHRADGMDLSSNASSSSTLHGTSDPPLPPPISIPLNAVGQCISNPPSASALTRPALRARSSSRGSRSGPPSPSASFYGRRGLTSLSPFPAGLEMTPSIAPVSSFSSTPASPRFAPDSDGDEELNSMLSFSSTRSKQRRDDRRQTIASIDNFSRADALPGVLSSSLPGSSAQAQTASSRRRRSGSAGSARHLFRPRTPINPSVVRPSTDQQLPQAADEGSRMVSEYVNVSSRRLAVASNSDVARATAGPGSFSEHCSIHYDQNDNVHADIGSLPGRPTSDDNRVEGPPSLAATADHLESNNFATTANPPAIQAAKGNFETKSGATAAEEDEESFPLVLKLLLHSLRLLAAVPGCIGTFWLSRNAWILATRHGHLLSPGHMITTVDGTSHFWNANQSESQRWLQEAHRLGRRQAGSLDFAVACLWSMSTAYHALSFTTLLLRRWLLYYSILPSLIRLLALQAICWPLVRVTVHVFGADQPLGAWVVIGTTTALSDLVSRWVTSNIADAPLDDELDEEEEQEEADNVLGYLSDSRYVQSPPRRNASERMLYTDQYARSAAGQSLVGDSDWDARSGDESDVVAASFLASERERQRRQRRGGQGTRFWRAVIGGPSFAVASRRSKKNNRAGAGGAGGGRSGLSGAGTETEMEGESDWPGYTTDGTVLGGSGTPASSSAGGWCQQGLRRRLGANTSPTTRAGTSQRFIDRAAADRGMFVRRAVLPPFPFQASMYRHGHTRFVYRDGAWTRERTSSVRNFHWEVAVRRNVVPILVLSYLSMWILIFDAMRLGGGRGL; from the coding sequence ATGTCGCATGACGGCGCCATGTTTAGCCAACACTCCGTGCTGAGCCCGCCGCTTTTGGCTGCGATCGATAGTCAGCACACATTCGGCTCTTATGATGCCACAGGAACATCAAACCTGCCTCAACGAGCTAGCGTCGACGCCTCCTCTACCTCACCCGATGATTTCACAACAAGCTCTCATCCACGAGGCACAAGATTACGAGCGTCCTCAGCAACGTCGTTCCCAAACTCGGCATCGTCCAGCTCCAGCGCCACATCCAACTCTGTGAATCAGAATGGACACGTAAACAGCAACAAGAAATCGCGCCGGTCACAACAGAGTCACTCGGCACACAGTCGTAGTGGCAGTAGGCCTGGTCCATTACCGATATCAGGCCGTGTTCCCACCACACACGTTTGctcatcttcttctgcaCCATACGACCAAAGAACCCTCACCAGCAGCCTCCGAAATCGATCTACGCCACATCTTGATGGCCTGCAGAATGGCACTGCGCGCCAAGAGCATAGTCGCGCGTCTGGAGCAGTATCAGCTATGACAGCTCCTTCGTCTCCCCTCGcatctgcctctgcctctttGGCGTTGGCCATGTCGCCGATCGCACAAGCATCAGCCATGTGGGACCATCTCATGCCTACAGATTGGACTCTCGACAGCTCTGCACCTGCATCACCACACTCCAGTCTTTCGCGCATTCCTTCCGATTACTTTGACCCAGCGATTTTGGCTCAACTGCGATCCCAAAGCGGAAGCTCCCACCCCGAGCTGCGCTCGAGCGACCGTCGACCTGATCCTTCTCCCCCCGTCGACATGGTCTTTGATCGTCTTTCGCCTCATCAGTCACATGCAAATCGCTCGGCGAGTCAATCCGAATGGGCCCAACGTGCGGCCCAGATACAGCAGACGGCCCATTTGCTCGGACTTCATCGCCTCTTTGCGAGTCGAAGCACGCCTCACCTGCCTGACCTCGATTCATCGTACATCGGCCACGAGTTTGAATCACCTCCACCGTATGCACCGCGCGCATCAGTGCATGAGACCGAACTCGAGAGGGCCGCCGCTGTCGATACAAGCACTCCTGGGCATCGCGCGGATGGGATGGACCTTTCTTCTAACGCTTCATCTTCATCGACGTTACATGGCACCAGTGACCCGCCATTACCACCGCCTATATCTATTCCACTGAATGCTGTTGGACAGTGCATATCGAATCCGCCCTCTGCTTCAGCCCTCACGCGACCTGCgctccgagctcgatcgtcgtcgcgcGGCAGCCGTAGTGGACCCCCGTCGCCTTCGGCCTCTTTCTACGGTCGTCGTGGTCTGACAAGTCTTTCACCGTTCCCAGCAGGACTCGAGATGACGCCAAGCATCGCGCCCGTCTCGTCGTTTTCTTCGACGCCTGCAAGTCCTCGCTTTGCCCCGGACAGCGATGGAGATGAAGAGCTCAACTCGATGTTGTCCTTCTCATCCACCAGATCCAAGCAGAGGCGAGACGATCGACGACAGACCATAGCTTCGATCGATAACTTCTCTCGCGCTGATGCATTGCCAGGTGTCTTGTCATCATCTCTTCCAGGATCGTCAGCCCAAGCTCAAACTGCATCATCGAGAAGACGGCGATCCGGATCTGCAGGCAGTGCACGACATCTCTTCCGGCCTCGCACGCCAATCAACCCTTCGGTCGTAAGGCCTTCTACTGACCAACAGCTTCCGCAAGCGGCCGACGAAGGCTCTCGTATGGTTTCGGAGTATGTCAATGTAtcgtcgagacgcttgGCAGTCGCGTCAAACTCGGATGTAGCGCGCGCGACGGCAGGCCCTGGGAGTTTCTCCGAGCATTGCTCGATTCACTACGATCAAAATGACAATGTCCATGCCGACATCGGCAGCCTGCCGGGCCGACCAACTTCTGACGACAACCGAGTTGAAGGTCCACCATCACTGGCTGCTACCGCCGACCACTTGGAAAGCAACAATTTCGCTACCACTGCCAATCCCCCTGCAATACAAGCTGCGAAAGGCAATTTCGAGACAAAATCTGGCGCAACTGCagcagaggaagatgaagaAAGCTTCCCGCTGGTGCTCAAGCTCCTCTTGCATTCATTGCGCCTGCTCGCGGCTGTACCGGGCTGTATCGGCACTTTCTGGCTGTCACGCAATGCTTGGATTTTGGCGACGAGACACGGGCATTTGCTCAGTCCTGGTCACATGATCACCACAGTCGACGGCACGAGTCACTTTTGGAATGCCAACCAATCCGAGTCGCAGCGATGGCTTCAAGAAGCACACCGGTTAGGCCGCCGACAAGCAGGatcgctcgactttgctgTTGCATGCTTGTGGAGCATGAGCACTGCCTACCACGCGCTGTCCTTCACCACGCTGCTTTTGCGTCGTTGGCTGCTGTACTACTCGATTTTGCCGTCGCTGATCCGTCTGCTAGCGTTGCAGGCGATCTGCTGGCCGCTGGTGCGGGTTACGGTGCACGTCTTTGGAGCAGATCAGCCGTTGGGCGCATGGGTAGTTAtcggcaccaccaccgcgcTGAGTGATCTAGTCTCACGTTGGGTCACGAGCAATATCGCCGATGCtccgctcgacgacgagttggatgaagaggaggagcaagaggaggCAGACAATGTGCTCGGATACTTGTCTGATAGCCGCTATGTCCAGAGTCCGCCGAGAAGGAATGCATCTGAGCGGATGTTGTATACGGACCAATATGCGCGGTCAGCAGCGGGTCAGTCGCTTGTGGGCGACTCGGATTGGGATGCACGGTCGGGTGATGAAAGCGATGTAGTTGCAGCAAGTTTCTTGGCCTCGGAGCGGGAACGACAGAGGAGGCAGCGCCGAGGAGGTCAAGGCACCAGGTTTTGGCGTGCGGTGATTGGTGGGCCTTCGTTTGCTGTTGCTTCGCGCCGAAGTAAGAAGAACAACAGAGCGGGTGCAGGAGGAGCCGGAGGCGGTCGATCGGGGTTGTCGGGCGCAGGCACTGAGACTGAGATGGAGGGAGAGTCGGATTGGCCCGGCTATACGACGGATGGTACGGTGCTAGGCGGAAGCGGCACACCCgcgtcaagctcggcagGCGGTTGGTGTCAGCAAGGTCTGCGGCGAAGACTTGGGGCCAACACGTCGCCAACCACACGTGCAGGCACATCGCAGCGATTTATAGATCGTGCGGCTGCCGACAGAGGAATGTTTGTACGTCGAGCAGTGCTGCCGCCGTTCCCATTCCAGGCGTCGATGTACAGACATGGCCATACACGGTTTGTCTACCGGGACGGCGCTTGGACGAGAGAACGGACAAGCAGCGTGCGCAACTTCCACTGGGAAGTAGCCGTACGCAGAAACGTCGTGCCGATCCTTGTACTCTCGTATCTCAGCATGTGGATCTTGATCTTTGATGCAATGCGCCTGGgaggtggacgaggttTGTAG